GCAAAACGTTGTAGCACATCTTGAAAAAGTCGGCGTAGCGCTCGTAGGTGCCGACGCCGTCGGCGAAATGCTCGAACGCCCCGATCGACACGATGCGGTCGACGGGTTCGTCGAATTCTTCCCATCCGTGCAGCCGCACGTCTTTGGTGCGGGGAGAGTCCATTTCGGCGAACTTCTGCTTGTTGTGGGCGAACTGGTTCTCGCTCAGCGTCAACCCGATCACGTTCACGTCGTACTTCTCGACGGCGCGACGCATCGTCGAGCCCCAGCCACAACCGATGTCCAACAACGTCATTCCCGGTTGCAGACCCAGTTTGCCCAACGATAGATCGACCTTCGCCATTTGCGCCTCTTGCAGCGTCATGTCGTCGCGTTCGAAATACGCGCAGCTGTAGGTCATCGTTGGGTCAAGCCACAGCTTGAAGAATTCGTTCGAGCGATCGTAATGCGATTGAATGTTGCCGACATTCGGTTGCAGCGCAACGCCGTCGGCTTCGCCTCCTGGAGCCACCATCGTGACGATATACCCGGCCGCGTGACGCCACAATCCCAATTGCGAAGCGTCCCTCCGGGGGCGAATCCGGAGGCCACCTCGCGATCGCGCCAGGTTTAGGCTTTCGTCACAATGGGGAATGGCCGCGAGTAGTGGCAATCA
This genomic stretch from Mycobacterium paraterrae harbors:
- a CDS encoding cyclopropane mycolic acid synthase family methyltransferase, which encodes MVAPGGEADGVALQPNVGNIQSHYDRSNEFFKLWLDPTMTYSCAYFERDDMTLQEAQMAKVDLSLGKLGLQPGMTLLDIGCGWGSTMRRAVEKYDVNVIGLTLSENQFAHNKQKFAEMDSPRTKDVRLHGWEEFDEPVDRIVSIGAFEHFADGVGTYERYADFFKMCYNVLPDDGVMLLHSIVVPSEQEAEEMGLKRTMSLMRFISFIRKEIYPGGRLPMVSVVDEYATAAGFEITRHHMIGENYVRTLDTWAKALEAHKDEAIQLKGEDEYNTFVKYLTGCRELFRDGFTNVCQFTMEKPAA